CCGTTAAGCACACCAATATGAGCCCAGCCTTTAGCAGCACCACTGCCTAATGCCACACCTATGGTTAACTTCTGCTCTGTGCCCACTGTTTGTCTCCCGTTTTGCTATCAGACGTCCATGTATACCACAGCCTTGGCAGAAGGACTATGCCGCTTGCCGAAGCGGTAAATTTAGCCCAGTCCAGCCATAGCCCAGCGGGGAAAACGCGCTATAATAGCGGGTCAATTTTTTCAGGAGTACACCTTTGCAATTTACCGATTTCTCCCTGGACAAGCGTCTGCAGGCCAGCCTTAACCATATGGGTATTAGCACCCCAACCCCAATCCAGGAGCAGGCGATTCCGGTAGCCCTGAGCGGCCGAGACTTGATGGCATCGTCCAAAACCGGGTCCGGCAAAACCTTGGCATTTCTGCTGCCAGCTATGCAAAGAGTGATTTCCACCAAAGCCTTATCGAAAAAAGATCCCCGGGTATTGATCCTGCTGCCAACCCGAGAACTGGCACATCAGGTCTACAGCCAGCTGCGATTACTGATCGCGAACACCCAGTACCGCGCGGTGTCCATTCTTGGCGGAGAAAACTTCAATGATCAGGCCAAAGCCTTAGCCAAAGACCCACACTTTATTGTCGGTACGCCAGGGCGTATTACCGATCATCTGTTTCAACATCACCTGTATCTGAACGGACTGGAACTGCTGATCCTTGATGAAGCTGACCGCATGTTAGATTTGGGCTTTGCCCCTCAGCTTAAAGCCATCCATGAAGCGGCTGATCATCGTCGCCGCCAGACATTGATGTTCTCAGCCACCTTGGATCATGATGAAGTCAATGATATTGCGGCACAATTGCTGAAGCAGCCGGAACACATTGCTATCGGAGCCAGTCATACTGAGCACGCTGATATTACCCAACGTATTTTCCTGTGCGATAACCTGACTCATAAAGAGGCGATACTGCAGCAATTGCTGCAAACCGAGCAACATAAACAGGTCATTATTTTCACCGCAACCCGTGGTGATACCGACCGGCTGGCGACATTATTGGCCGAACAAGGGTTCAGCACCGCAGCGTTAAGCGGCGAGCTGAAACAAAGCGCCCGTAACCAAATCATGGATAGCTTCAGCCGTGGTCAGCAGCAAATTCTGGTCACCACAGATGTGGCAAGTCGAGGACTGGATCTGGTTAACGTCTCTTTGGTCGTCAACTTTGATATGCCCAAGTATGCTGAAGAATATGTTCACCGTATCGGCCGTACCGGCCGCGCAGGCGCGAAAGGTGATGCCATATCCTTGGTAGGACCAAAAGACTGGGTGAACTTTAAAAAAGTGCAGGTGTTTTTACGTAAAACATTTGAATTCAGTGCATTAGAAGGATTAGCGCCCAAATTTAGCGGCCTGAAAGATGCGCCGAAGAAAAAGAGCCCGGTTAAGCACAGCAATAAAGCCGCTCCACAACAACGCCAAGGCAAACGCCCTACCGCCAAGCCTGCGGCAAAACGAGACAAACGCTTTATTACCGGTGTCGATGTCGGTGATGCGCCAATGCGTAAAAAGCCTAAGCCAGCTGTCGATTTTATGGATGATGATGAGTAACCATCCAGCCTAAATACAAAATCCCCACTTGTTGGGGATTTCGTTATCTCTAAAGTCTTATTGTTATGCTGACATTACTGCTCACTGTACTGGCGCTTGCCACCTTTATGCTGGGGCTGCTTTATCCCCTGACACCTTCATATGGCCAACCCGCCATTATCGATATAATACAGTTCAGTCTCCTGCCAATATTCATTTTACTCTGGCAGGCTATCAAAGTCTCTGGCTGGCCGCGTATCAGCCTGATGCTGCTGGCCTGTAGTATTGGTGCCATCAGTTGGGAAGTGGTGATATAAAGATACAATAGTGTCTCACCAGATAAATAACTCCTGCGCCAAATACAGAACGCCTTTCCTGTGATTATTTTTTACCGTTAACTGGGTTGACGTGACTTGTGATAAACAAGCAATTGACGCGAAAATTCGCCTTATTATCAGCATGACCCAAAACTGTGGTCAAATAATGTTACGCCACATGAAAATACCTGTCAGACACAGAGATTAATCACATTGTAATAGGATATTA
This region of Shewanella sp. NFH-SH190041 genomic DNA includes:
- a CDS encoding DEAD/DEAH box helicase; the encoded protein is MQFTDFSLDKRLQASLNHMGISTPTPIQEQAIPVALSGRDLMASSKTGSGKTLAFLLPAMQRVISTKALSKKDPRVLILLPTRELAHQVYSQLRLLIANTQYRAVSILGGENFNDQAKALAKDPHFIVGTPGRITDHLFQHHLYLNGLELLILDEADRMLDLGFAPQLKAIHEAADHRRRQTLMFSATLDHDEVNDIAAQLLKQPEHIAIGASHTEHADITQRIFLCDNLTHKEAILQQLLQTEQHKQVIIFTATRGDTDRLATLLAEQGFSTAALSGELKQSARNQIMDSFSRGQQQILVTTDVASRGLDLVNVSLVVNFDMPKYAEEYVHRIGRTGRAGAKGDAISLVGPKDWVNFKKVQVFLRKTFEFSALEGLAPKFSGLKDAPKKKSPVKHSNKAAPQQRQGKRPTAKPAAKRDKRFITGVDVGDAPMRKKPKPAVDFMDDDE